In a genomic window of Candidatus Buchananbacteria bacterium CG10_big_fil_rev_8_21_14_0_10_42_9:
- a CDS encoding inositol monophosphatase, with product MDKSTTIKYIIQAAGAGGKVLKKYFGQELELKEKSMAADFQTKADLESEEAVTKVLKKHFPNYNIHGEENGLHDNNSEWTFYIDPLDGTNNFVIGLPHFSVNIVLLKNKAAHYAVTHQPILNNTYYAVKGQGAFLNNSKITVSNTVEIPRATIATQAYYDTPETTIQKIHTILYAQDVKRILSNWSPALDYGMLAAGKIDGIINYGNEIYDFAAGKLIAREAGAKITTFDGQEDLDDLNPQFIASNGTRIHSRLLDVLK from the coding sequence ATGGATAAGAGTACCACAATCAAATATATCATTCAAGCGGCGGGGGCTGGAGGCAAAGTGTTGAAAAAATACTTTGGCCAAGAGTTGGAGTTGAAAGAAAAATCTATGGCGGCTGATTTTCAAACTAAAGCTGATTTGGAATCAGAAGAAGCAGTTACCAAAGTTTTAAAAAAGCATTTTCCTAATTACAATATCCACGGTGAGGAAAACGGCTTGCATGACAATAACTCTGAATGGACTTTCTATATTGACCCGCTTGACGGCACCAATAATTTTGTCATCGGGCTACCGCATTTCTCAGTCAATATTGTATTGCTTAAAAATAAAGCAGCCCATTACGCTGTCACGCACCAGCCTATTTTAAATAACACATATTACGCGGTGAAAGGCCAAGGTGCATTTTTGAACAATTCAAAAATTACTGTCAGCAATACCGTTGAAATCCCCCGGGCCACAATTGCGACGCAAGCTTATTACGATACCCCTGAAACGACCATCCAAAAAATTCATACAATTCTTTATGCTCAGGATGTTAAACGTATTTTAAGTAACTGGTCGCCGGCGCTAGATTACGGTATGCTCGCGGCTGGAAAAATTGACGGCATCATAAACTACGGCAATGAAATTTATGATTTTGCCGCCGGAAAATTAATTGCCCGCGAAGCCGGCGCTAAAATCACAACTTTTGACGGACAGGAAGATTTAGATGACCTTAACCCGCAATTTATAGCCAGCAACGGCACGCGGATTCATTCTCGTCTTTTAGATGTATTAAAGTAA